One genomic segment of Hevea brasiliensis isolate MT/VB/25A 57/8 chromosome 3, ASM3005281v1, whole genome shotgun sequence includes these proteins:
- the LOC110643787 gene encoding OVARIAN TUMOR DOMAIN-containing deubiquitinating enzyme 3 isoform X1 yields the protein MAEKLGNESILEQLKHGIAQFELVSSPVPSISTSKTYSCPVPLFSDNHHRFFARIGPSLGKGSPASKNVEHYSVQKVTGDGRCLFRALVKGMAFNKGISLNPREERVDADDLRMAVKEVMCDSDKERQLYEEAVIAITVDESLKRYCQRIGRPDFWGGESELLVLSKLCNQPVIVYIPEHEHGGGWGSCFIPIAEYGREFRRGSRNGKPRKVVRLLYSGKNHYDLLV from the exons ATGGCGGAGAAACTTGGGAACG AGAGTATCCTTGAGCAACTCAAACATGGAATCGCCCAATTCGAGCTTGTCTCTTCGCCGGTTCCTTCCATCTCGACTTCGAAAACTTACTCATGTCCCGTGCCCCTCTTCTCAGACAATCACCATCGGTTCTTTGCGAGAATTGGACCGTCGCT AGGTAAGGGATCACCGGCATCAAAAAACGTTGAGCACTATTCAGTTCAGAAAGTTACTGGGGATGGCCGGTGTCTATTTCGTGCACTG GTCAAAGGAATGGCTTTCAATAAGGGTATCTCTCTTAATCCACGTGAAGAGAGAGTTGACGCAG ATGACCTACGAATGGCTGTGAAAGAGGTTATGTGTGATAGTGATAAGGAAAGGCAGCTGTATGAAGAAGCAGTGATTGCAATTACGGTAGATGAGTCTTTGAAACG TTACTGTCAACGCATTGGGCGTCCTGATTTTTGGGGAGGAGAATCAGAGCTATTG GTGTTATCTAAATTATGCAATCAGCCAGTTATTGTCTATATACCAGAGCATGAG CATGGGGGTGGATGGGGCTCTTGCTTTATTCCCATTGCAGAATATGGAAGAGAGTTTCGCAGGGGCTCAagaaatggcaaaccaaggaaaGTTGTGAGGCTACTGTACAGTGGTAAGAACCATTATGATCTGCTTGTCTGA
- the LOC110643787 gene encoding OVARIAN TUMOR DOMAIN-containing deubiquitinating enzyme 3 isoform X2 gives MAEKLGNESILEQLKHGIAQFELVSSPVPSISTSKTYSCPVPLFSDNHHRFFARIGPSLGKGSPASKNVEHYSVQKVTGDGRCLFRALVKGMAFNKGISLNPREERVDADDLRMAVKEVMCDSDKERQLYEEAVIAITVDESLKRYCQRIGRPDFWGGESELLHGGGWGSCFIPIAEYGREFRRGSRNGKPRKVVRLLYSGKNHYDLLV, from the exons ATGGCGGAGAAACTTGGGAACG AGAGTATCCTTGAGCAACTCAAACATGGAATCGCCCAATTCGAGCTTGTCTCTTCGCCGGTTCCTTCCATCTCGACTTCGAAAACTTACTCATGTCCCGTGCCCCTCTTCTCAGACAATCACCATCGGTTCTTTGCGAGAATTGGACCGTCGCT AGGTAAGGGATCACCGGCATCAAAAAACGTTGAGCACTATTCAGTTCAGAAAGTTACTGGGGATGGCCGGTGTCTATTTCGTGCACTG GTCAAAGGAATGGCTTTCAATAAGGGTATCTCTCTTAATCCACGTGAAGAGAGAGTTGACGCAG ATGACCTACGAATGGCTGTGAAAGAGGTTATGTGTGATAGTGATAAGGAAAGGCAGCTGTATGAAGAAGCAGTGATTGCAATTACGGTAGATGAGTCTTTGAAACG TTACTGTCAACGCATTGGGCGTCCTGATTTTTGGGGAGGAGAATCAGAGCTATTG CATGGGGGTGGATGGGGCTCTTGCTTTATTCCCATTGCAGAATATGGAAGAGAGTTTCGCAGGGGCTCAagaaatggcaaaccaaggaaaGTTGTGAGGCTACTGTACAGTGGTAAGAACCATTATGATCTGCTTGTCTGA
- the LOC110643787 gene encoding OVARIAN TUMOR DOMAIN-containing deubiquitinating enzyme 3 isoform X4 produces the protein MAEKLGNESILEQLKHGIAQFELVSSPVPSISTSKTYSCPVPLFSDNHHRFFARIGPSLGKGSPASKNVEHYSVQKVTGDGRCLFRALVKGMAFNKGISLNPREERVDADDLRMAVKEVMCDSDKERQLYEEAVIAITVDESLKRYCQRIGRPDFWGGESELLVLSKLCNQPVIVYIPEHEVQDGAIHLIMVHI, from the exons ATGGCGGAGAAACTTGGGAACG AGAGTATCCTTGAGCAACTCAAACATGGAATCGCCCAATTCGAGCTTGTCTCTTCGCCGGTTCCTTCCATCTCGACTTCGAAAACTTACTCATGTCCCGTGCCCCTCTTCTCAGACAATCACCATCGGTTCTTTGCGAGAATTGGACCGTCGCT AGGTAAGGGATCACCGGCATCAAAAAACGTTGAGCACTATTCAGTTCAGAAAGTTACTGGGGATGGCCGGTGTCTATTTCGTGCACTG GTCAAAGGAATGGCTTTCAATAAGGGTATCTCTCTTAATCCACGTGAAGAGAGAGTTGACGCAG ATGACCTACGAATGGCTGTGAAAGAGGTTATGTGTGATAGTGATAAGGAAAGGCAGCTGTATGAAGAAGCAGTGATTGCAATTACGGTAGATGAGTCTTTGAAACG TTACTGTCAACGCATTGGGCGTCCTGATTTTTGGGGAGGAGAATCAGAGCTATTG GTGTTATCTAAATTATGCAATCAGCCAGTTATTGTCTATATACCAGAGCATGAG GTGCAAGATGGTGCTATTCATCTAATAATGGTACATATTTGA
- the LOC110643787 gene encoding OVARIAN TUMOR DOMAIN-containing deubiquitinating enzyme 3 isoform X3: MAEKLGNESILEQLKHGIAQFELVSSPVPSISTSKTYSCPVPLFSDNHHRFFARIGPSLGKGSPASKNVEHYSVQKVTGDGRCLFRALVKGMAFNKGISLNPREERVDADDLRMAVKEVMCDSDKERQLYEEAVIAITVDESLKRYCQRIGRPDFWGGESELLVLSKLCNQPVIVYIPEHEVCLFTYSFWVLISDH, encoded by the exons ATGGCGGAGAAACTTGGGAACG AGAGTATCCTTGAGCAACTCAAACATGGAATCGCCCAATTCGAGCTTGTCTCTTCGCCGGTTCCTTCCATCTCGACTTCGAAAACTTACTCATGTCCCGTGCCCCTCTTCTCAGACAATCACCATCGGTTCTTTGCGAGAATTGGACCGTCGCT AGGTAAGGGATCACCGGCATCAAAAAACGTTGAGCACTATTCAGTTCAGAAAGTTACTGGGGATGGCCGGTGTCTATTTCGTGCACTG GTCAAAGGAATGGCTTTCAATAAGGGTATCTCTCTTAATCCACGTGAAGAGAGAGTTGACGCAG ATGACCTACGAATGGCTGTGAAAGAGGTTATGTGTGATAGTGATAAGGAAAGGCAGCTGTATGAAGAAGCAGTGATTGCAATTACGGTAGATGAGTCTTTGAAACG TTACTGTCAACGCATTGGGCGTCCTGATTTTTGGGGAGGAGAATCAGAGCTATTG GTGTTATCTAAATTATGCAATCAGCCAGTTATTGTCTATATACCAGAGCATGAGGTATGCTTGTTCACTTATAGTTTCTGGGTATTAATTTCCGATCACTGA
- the LOC110643789 gene encoding acetyl-coenzyme A carboxylase carboxyl transferase subunit alpha, chloroplastic, with protein sequence MASVSHSPAAFSGTSASDLLRSSGNGVSGIPLRTLGRTRFSSKTRDFSVVAKIRKVKKQEYPWPENPDPNVTGGVLTHLSPFKPLKEKPKPVTLDFEKPLVDLEKKIIDVRKMADETGLDFTDQIISLENKYQQALKDLYTHLTPIQRVNIARHPNRPTFLDHVFSITDKFVELHGDRAGYDDPAIVTGVGTIDGRRYMFIGQQKGRNTKENIMRNFGMPTPHGYRKALRMMYYADHHGFPIVTFIDTPGAFADLKSEELGQGEAIAHNLRTMFGLKVPIVSIVIGEGGSGGALAIGCANKLLMLENAVFYVASPEACAAILWKTAKASPKAAEKLKITAPELCKLQIADGVIPEPLGGAHADPSWTSQQIKNAINESMDELTNMDTQELLKHRMLKFRKIGGFQEGIPIDPKRKTNMKKKEEIVAGKTPVLELEGEVEKLKQQISKARDSSSKPTELALNGMIEKLKREIDLEFSEAVKSMGYKDRFETLRQEFLKANLQDQLMNPILMDKIEKLKNEFTQNLSAAPNYSSLNYKLDMLKEFSKAKSISEKNSKGVKLKEEINKKLKEVMDRPDIREKIEALKAELQMSGASNEGELDGETKESIVKMRKEIELELTNFLESMGLDVEIVSSKAKEVSQQTPFLDFRARVESLKEQTNKKIEDLINSSDLKNMIELLKLEVAKAGKKPDVATKNKIEALEQQIKQRLSAAINSSELKEKHEELKVEISEAVEFAAGLDGSLKNDDSKEGSSEHDESRVEINLGANRRFA encoded by the exons ATGGCTTCTGTATCGCATTCTCCAGCTGCATTCAGTGGAACTTCAGCTTCAGATCTTCTACGGAGCTCCGGTAACGGAGTTAGTGGCATCCCTTTGAGGACCCTGGGAAGAACAAGATTTAGCTCGAAAACGAGGGATTTTTCTGTGGTTGCCAAGATTAGGAAAGTGAAGAAGCAAGAATATCCTTGGCCTGAAAATCCTGATCCAAATGTGACTGGCGGAGTCCTCACTCATCTTTCTCCTTTCAAGCCTTTAAAAGAGAAGCCGAAACCTGTTACTTTGGATTTTGAGAAACCACTTGTTGATTTAGAGAAGAAGATCATTGAT GTGCGGAAGATGGCAGATGAAACTGGTTTGGACTTCACTGATCAGATCATTTCACTAGAAAATAAATATCAACAG GCTCTAAAGGATTTGTATACGCATTTGACCCCTATACAACGTGTGAATATTGCACGACACCCTAACAGGCCCACTTTCCTTGACCATGTATTTAGCATTACTGACAAG TTTGTGGAGCTTCATGGAGATCGAGCAGGTTATGATGATCCAGCTATTGTTACTGGTGTAGGAACCATAGATGGTAGAAGATACATGTTCATTGGTCAACAGAAAGGTAGAAACACAAAAGAGAATATTATGCGCAATTTCGGGATGCCTACTCCCCATGG CTACCGAAAGGCCCTACGCATGATGTATTATGCAGACCACCATGGGTTTCCTATAGTTACTTTTATTGATACACCTGGGGCATTTGCAGACCTTAAATCTGAAGAACTGGGCCAG GGTGAAGCTATTGCCCATAATTTGAGGACAATGTTTGGTCTGAAGGTACCAATTGTTTCTATTGTTATTGGGGAAGGTGGCTCTGGTGGTGCTTTGGCCATTGGCTGTGCTAATAAATTGTTGATGCTTGAAAATGCAGTTTTCTATGTTGCCAG TCCTGAAGCATGTGCAGCAATTTTATGGAAGACTGCCAAAGCTTCACCAAAG GCTGCTGAAAAGTTGAAGATTACCGCTCCTGAGTTGTGCAAGTTGCAAATTGCCGATGGTGTCATCCCT GAGCCACTTGGTGGTGCACATGCAGATCCATCATGGACCTCACAACAGATAAAGAATGCAATTAATGAATCTATGGAT GAGCTCACAAATATGGACACACAAGAGCTACTAAAACATCGTATGCTTAAGTTCCGAAAAATAGGTGGGTTTCAAGAGGGAATCCCAATCGATCCTAAAAGAAAAACCAAcatgaaaaagaaagaagaaattgttGCTGGAAAGACTCCAGTGCTAGAGTTGGAGGGTGAGGTTGAAAAGCTGAAACAGCAAATTTCAAAAGCCAGGGATTCATCTAGCAAGCCTACAGAGTTGGCTTTGAATGGGATGATTGAAAAGCTGAAAAGGGAGATTGATCTTGAATTTTCTGAAGCTGTTAAATCCATGGGCTACAAGGACAGGTTTGAAACCTTGCGGCAAGAGTTTTTAAAAGCAAATTTACAGGACCAACTAATGAACCCAATTTTAATGGATAAGATTGAAAAACTCAAGAATGAATTTACTCAGAACCTGTCAGCAGCGCCTAATTATTCAAGTCTTAATTATAAACTTGATATGTTGAAGGAGTTTTCTAAAGCCAAGAGCATCTCAGAAAAGAACAGCAAAGGTGTGAAATTGAAGGAGGAAATTAATAAGAAACTTAAAGAGGTCATGGATCGGCCTGATATTCGGGAGAAGATAGAAGCATTAAAGGCTGAACTTCAAATGTCAGGAGCTTCCAATGAAGGCGAATTAGATGGAGAGACAAAGGAGAGCATTGTGAAGATGAGGAAAGAGATAGAGCTGGAATTGACAAATTTTCTTGAGTCCATGGGTTTGGATGTTGAGATTGTCAGCTCAAAAGCGAAAGAAGTTAGTCAGCAGACACCTTTCCTAGACTTCAGAGCTAGAGTGGAAAGTTTGAAGGAACAAACTAACAAGAAAATTGAAGATCTAATCAACTCATCAGATCTTAAAAACATGATTGAGTTGCTGAAGCTGGAGGTAGCAAAGGCAGGAAAGAAACCTGATGTGGcaacaaaaaataaaattgagGCTTTAGAACAACAAATAAAGCAAAGGCTCTCAGCAGCTATTAATTCGTCAGAGTTAAAGGAGAAGCATGAAGAGCTGAAGGTGGAGATTTCAGAGGCTGTAGAATTTGCTGCAGGCTTAGATGGAAGTCTGAAAAATGATGATTCAAAGGAGGGGAGCTCCGAACATGATGAGTCAAGAGTTGAAATTAATTTGGGTGCAAACCGCAGATTTGCTTAG
- the LOC110643790 gene encoding steroid 5-alpha-reductase DET2 isoform X2 produces the protein MAFSDQSLFHYTLLTFYLIGPPTFISLRFLQAPYGKHNRPGWGPTLSPPFAWFLMESPTLWLTLLLFPFGQHATNSKALILMSPFLIHYFHRTCIYPLRLSNTQRNTKTASGFPVTVALMGFGFNLLNAYLQARWVSHYKESYHNDGWFWWKLLGGLLVFLWGMWINIWSDRVLVGLRREGGGYKVPRGGCFELVSCANYFGEIVEWLGWSVMTWSWVGFGFFLYTCANLMPRALANHNWYLDKFGEDYPKVIIPE, from the exons ATGGCTTTTTCAGATCAGAGCCTCTTTCATTACACCCTCCTTACTTTCTACCTCATAGGACCCCCTACCTTCATCTCCTTGAGGTTCCTCCAAGCCCCATATGGCAAGCATAACCGCCCTGGCTGGGGTCCCACTCTCTCCCCTCCCTTTGCTTGGTTCCTCATGGAGAGCCCCACTCTCTGGCTCACCCTTCTACTCTTTCCCTTTGGTCAGCATGCCACCAATTCCAAAGCACTGATTCTTATGTCTCCTTTTCTCATCCACTATTTCCACCGTACCTGTATCTACCCTCTTCGCCTGAGTAATACTCAGCGGAACACCAAAACAGCTAGTGGTTTTCCGGTGACTGTGGCCCTGATGGGTTTTgggtttaacttattgaatgctTACTTGCAAGCCAGGTGGGTGTCTCACTACAAGGAGAGTTATCACAACGATGGGTGGTTCTGGTGGAAGCTTTTGGGTGGGCTATTGGTATTTTTGTGGGGTATGTGGATTAATATATGGTCTGATAGGGTTTTGGTAGGCTTAAGGAGAGAGGGTGGCGGGTACAAGGTGCCAAGAGGAGGATGTTTTGAGCTGGTGAGCTGTGCCAACTACTTTGGGGAGATTGTGGAGTGGCTTGGGTGGAGTGTGATGACATGGTCCTGGGTTGGGTTTGGTTTTTTTCTCTACACGTGTGCCAACCTGATGCCTAGGGCTCTTGCTAACCATAACTGGTATCTGGACAAGTTTGGAGAAGATTATCCCAAGG TTATTATTCCCGAGTAA
- the LOC110643790 gene encoding steroid 5-alpha-reductase DET2 isoform X1, whose product MAFSDQSLFHYTLLTFYLIGPPTFISLRFLQAPYGKHNRPGWGPTLSPPFAWFLMESPTLWLTLLLFPFGQHATNSKALILMSPFLIHYFHRTCIYPLRLSNTQRNTKTASGFPVTVALMGFGFNLLNAYLQARWVSHYKESYHNDGWFWWKLLGGLLVFLWGMWINIWSDRVLVGLRREGGGYKVPRGGCFELVSCANYFGEIVEWLGWSVMTWSWVGFGFFLYTCANLMPRALANHNWYLDKFGEDYPKGRKAVIPFLY is encoded by the coding sequence ATGGCTTTTTCAGATCAGAGCCTCTTTCATTACACCCTCCTTACTTTCTACCTCATAGGACCCCCTACCTTCATCTCCTTGAGGTTCCTCCAAGCCCCATATGGCAAGCATAACCGCCCTGGCTGGGGTCCCACTCTCTCCCCTCCCTTTGCTTGGTTCCTCATGGAGAGCCCCACTCTCTGGCTCACCCTTCTACTCTTTCCCTTTGGTCAGCATGCCACCAATTCCAAAGCACTGATTCTTATGTCTCCTTTTCTCATCCACTATTTCCACCGTACCTGTATCTACCCTCTTCGCCTGAGTAATACTCAGCGGAACACCAAAACAGCTAGTGGTTTTCCGGTGACTGTGGCCCTGATGGGTTTTgggtttaacttattgaatgctTACTTGCAAGCCAGGTGGGTGTCTCACTACAAGGAGAGTTATCACAACGATGGGTGGTTCTGGTGGAAGCTTTTGGGTGGGCTATTGGTATTTTTGTGGGGTATGTGGATTAATATATGGTCTGATAGGGTTTTGGTAGGCTTAAGGAGAGAGGGTGGCGGGTACAAGGTGCCAAGAGGAGGATGTTTTGAGCTGGTGAGCTGTGCCAACTACTTTGGGGAGATTGTGGAGTGGCTTGGGTGGAGTGTGATGACATGGTCCTGGGTTGGGTTTGGTTTTTTTCTCTACACGTGTGCCAACCTGATGCCTAGGGCTCTTGCTAACCATAACTGGTATCTGGACAAGTTTGGAGAAGATTATCCCAAGGGTAGAAAAGCTGTTATCCCTTTCTTGTATTGA
- the LOC110643786 gene encoding uncharacterized protein LOC110643786, with protein sequence MVVGRAGVGIVDCHVVDDDILLQDLGGGLLRIGEIGGYGDQMQLDPILQHSNAVFNANESVLDDGDDVQGDVDALGNADTLAPAFCCFCCMLFIYGGVLFCYFMTIVTWNIQGAAGRHSLRALKDLCRHHKSMILVLIETKISGPRADVISLSLGFGNWVRVEATGLSGGIWIFWNTDVVSVSVIYSHSQFIHCLVENVSCFKWFFSTVYASPREHLRPILFFALTCITALSVGPWLLVGDFNPYAELSERSKFTWWRGRSTEICHAARLDRMFCNRDWTFLFPYASVLHLERAFSDHCPLLLRLDLRDISRHPQSFRFQAAWFQHPAFFETRRLLARLRGVQEKLCSDMHQGLISLYRKLRIELEQLLDQEEMLWFQKSREKRITEGERNTAFFHASVAIKGNKKRVARLPDENGQWITDPDQIMHMALQFFTKLYSEHANGDLTRVPSSAFLTLSQDDIALPSADFQMTEIKDALFSMDPYKV encoded by the exons ATGGTGGTGGGGCGTGCGGGAGTTGGAATTGTAGACTGTCATGTTGTGGATGATGATATCTTGCTGCAAGATCTTGGGGGAGGTTTGTTGCGCATTGGTGAGATCGGTGGTTATGGGGATCAAATGCAGCTTGATCCTATTCTTCAACATTCTAATGCTGTTTTTAATGCTAATGAGTCTGTTCTTGATGACGGAGATGACGTACAGGGGGATGTTGATGCCCTTGGGAATGCTGACACTTTAGCACCTGCTTTTTGCTGCTTTTGTTGCATGTTGTTTATTTATGGTGGTGTgttgttttgttattttatgaCGATTGTGACTTGGAATATTCAAGGGGCAGCAGGACGTCATAGTTTGCGTGCTCTTAAGGATCTTTGTAGGCATCATAAGTCAATGATTTTGGTGTTGATAGAGACGAAGATTAGTGGTCCTAGAGCTGATGTAATTTCTCTTTCTCTGGGTTTTGGTAATTGGGTGCGAGTTGAAGCAACTGGTTTGAGTGGTGGCATTTGGATCTTTTGGAATACTGATGTGGTTTCTGTCTCAGTGATTTATTCACATTCACAATTTATTCATTGTTTAGTTGAAAATGTTAGTTGTTTTAAATGGTTCTTTTCGACGGTCTATGCTAGTCCTCGTGAACATCTGAGACCTATTTTGTTTTTTGCTCTTACTTGTATTACTGCTCTCTCAGTGGGTCCTTGGCTTTTGGTAGGGGATTTTAATCCTTATGCTGAATTGAGTGAGA GATCCAAATTTACTTGGTGGAGGGGTCGTAGTACAGAAATTTGTCATGCTGCGAGATTAGACCGTATGTTTTGTAATAGAGACTGGACGTTTCTGTTTCCTTATGCTTCTGTGTTGCATCTTGAGAGGGCTTTCTCTGATCATTGTCCTTTATTGTTGCGGCTGGATCTCAGGGACATTTCTAGACATCCTCAATCTTTTAGATTCCAAGCAGCATGGTTTCAACATCCTGCCTTCTTTGA AACAAGAAGATTACTGGCAAGGCTTAGAGGTGTTCAAGAGAAACTTTGCTCAGATATGCATCAAGGTCTCATTAGTTTGTATCGAAAATTAAGGATTGAATTAGAACAGTTGTTGGATCAGGAGGAAATGTTATGGTTCCAAAAATCTAGAGAGAAACGGATCACTGAAGGGGAGCGAAACACTGCTTTTTTCCATGCTAGTGTTGCGATTAAAGGAAATAAGAAGCGGGTTGCTAGATTGCCAGATGAGAATGGGCAGTGGATTACAGATCCAGATCAGATTATGCACATGGCTCTTCAGTTCTTTACTAAGCTCTATTCTGAGCATGCTAATGGTGATTTGACTAGAGTTCCCTCAAGTGCTTTTTTGACACTTTCTCAGGATGATATTGCTCTGCCTTCAGCTGATTTTCAAATGACTGAAATTAAGGATGCTCTTTTTTCTATGGATCCTTATAAAGTATAA